From Tiliqua scincoides isolate rTilSci1 chromosome 2, rTilSci1.hap2, whole genome shotgun sequence, the proteins below share one genomic window:
- the LOC136641863 gene encoding zinc finger protein 665-like, giving the protein MQENYENVISLAEEIAISWPRITAFAESHRRRGLAPVSFPRPQELLDSLVVPADDGIMSDNGEEEEEEEEEVVTPQHGGAGRIGDITIEKVDPQQGSPPEKSKDIPEPEQKATNEGQDQPALDKQPKTPLGKKQDKSIAHRGFKKFTPRGHHGLLSHAGRCHDCGKGFSFAKCSRLHSGPGMEKPYKCNECGKCFRLNSTLVTHQRRHTSTKPYRCAECGKSFSVGSAFIQHQRTHAGKKTGTSLARPCECNVCGKSFGLPAHLIKHQKQHLEEKPYKCDECGKGFNWNSHLERHRRIHTGEKPYVCEDCGRAFAWSSHLDRHRRTHFGNIQATTPCKCCLAVATMPASKASTKPYRCNDCGKGFNKNAALSKHRRAHHAAEKPYVCEDCGKSFGLNGALLQHRRTRHPDDSSKPYSCSDCGKSFAWSSHLDRHRRIHAGDKPYHCDDCGKGFSQSSHLERHQRVHRGAERPPCRCTECGFVGTRRKRRRGTLLPCKCSDCGKSFLWRRPACSECGRGGGEGVRHQGTQTGEKPYSCIDCGKCFAQNSALAKHRRMHTGEKPYKCNECGKSFSVRSNLLKHQRTHLGEKPYKCTDCGKGFIQKSDLTKHRRMHTGEKPYRCDACGKCFSVSSNLIKHQRIHLGEKPYACGDCGKAFIQRSELTIHQRTHTGEKPYKCSVCGKCFSRSSHLNRHQRTHSNDKASAGAAAAPAMLLAASAPKPATPLPPSAFSPSFASPGSLPALPSFPSSPSPLPIPSLNLPWALSFPSGGFPHPPFSSPAPSGAQASSLIN; this is encoded by the exons ATGCAggagaattatgaaaatgtgatCTCTTTGG CAGAGGAAATTGCAATCAGCTGGCCCCGGATAACTGCCTTTGCTGAGTCTCACAGGAGAAGGGGATTGGCACCTG ttTCCTTTCCCAGACCCCAGGAGTTACTGGATTCTCTCGTTGTTCCAGCAGATGATGGGATTATGAGCGacaatggggaggaggaggaagaggaggaagaagaggtggtAACACCACAGCATGGAGGAGCGGGAAGAATAGGTGATATCACAATTGAGAAGGTGGACCCCCAGCAAGGCTCTCCACCAGAGAAATCAAAGGATATTCCTGAGCCAGAACAGAAGGCCACAAATGAAGGCCAAGACCAGCCAGCCTTGGACAAGCAACCAAAAACACCCTTGGGGAAGAAACAAGACAAGTCCATTGCTCACCGAGGCTTCAAGAAGTTTACCCCACGTGGCCACCATGGGCTGCTCAGTCATGCCGGTCGGTGCCATGATTGCGGCAAGGGCTTCAGCTTTGCCAAGTGCTCGCGCCTGCATAGCGGCCCTGGCATGGAGAAGCCCTACAAGTGCAACGAATGTGGCAAGTGCTTCCGGCTCAACTCCACCCTGGTGACCCACCAGCGGCGCCACACCAGCACCAAGCCCTATCGCTGTGCCGAATGTGGCAAGAGCTTTAGTGTGGGCTCGGCCTTCATCCAGCATCAACGTACCCACGCGGGAAAGAAGACAGGCACCAGCCTGGCCAGGCCCTGCGAGTGCAACGTCTGTGGCAAGAGCTTTGGCCTCCCAGCCCATCTCATCAAGCaccaaaagcagcacctggaagagAAGCCCTACAAGTGCGATGAGTGTGGCAAGGGCTTCAACTGGAATTCACATCTAGAGCGCCACCGGCGcatccacacaggtgagaagcctTACGTCTGCGAGGACTGTGGCCGTGCTTTTGCCTGGAGCTCTCACCTTGATCGACACAGACGCACGCACTTTGGCAATATCCAAGCAACCACCCCTTGCAAGTGTTGCCTGGCTGTAGCCACCATGCCGGCGAGCAAGGCCAGCACCAAACCCTACCGGTGCAACGACTGTGGCAAAGGCTTCAACAAAAACGCCGCGCTCTCCAAGCACCGCCGTGCACACCATGCGGCTGAAAAGCCGTACGTTTGCGAAGACTGTGGCAAGAGTTTTGGGTTGAACGGGGCCCTGTTGCAGCACCGGCGCACGCGCCACCCGGATGATTCCTCCAAGCCCTACTCCTGCAGCGACTGTGGCAAGAGCTTTGCCTGGAGCTCCCACCTGGATCGGCATCGGCGCATCCATGCGGGCGACAAGCCCTACCACTGTGATGACTGTGGCAAGGGCTTCTCCCAGAGCTCCCACCTGGAGCGGCATCAGCGTGTGCACAGGGGAGCTGAGCGACCACCCTGTCGCTGCACGGAGTGCGGTTTCGTGGGAACTCGGCGGAAGCGCCGGCGTGGGACATTGCTGCCTTGCAAATGCAGTGACTGTGGCAAGAGCTTCCTTTGGCGGCGCCCGGCCTGCAGCGAGTGTgggaggggcgggggggagggcgtGCGACACCAAGGCACTCAGACTGGTGAGAAACCCTACTCCTGTATAGACTGTGGCAAGTGCTTTGCCCAGAACTCTGCCCTGGCCAAACACCGGCGCATGCACACTGGGGAAAAGCCCTACAAATGCAACGAGTGTGGCAAAAGTTTCAGTGTGCGCTCCAACCTCTTAAAGCACCAGCGCACCCACCTGGgcgagaagccctataagtgcaCTGACTGTGGCAAGGGCTTCATCCAGAAGTCGGACCTCACGAAGCACCGGCGCATGCACACCGGCGAGAAGCCGTACCGCTGCGACGCCTGCGGAAAGTGCTTCAGCGTCAGCTCCAATCTCATCAAGCACCAGCGCATCCACCTGGGCGAGAAGCCCTACGCCTGCGGGGACTGTGGCAAGGCCTTCATCCAGCGCTCGGAGCTGACCATCCACCAGCGCACCCACACCGGGGAGAAGCCCTACAAGTGCAGCGTCTGTGGCAAATGCTTCAGCCGCAGCTCCCACCTCAACCGCCATCAGCGCACACATAGCAATGACAAGGCCTCTGctggtgctgcggcagcccctGCCATGCTGCTTGCGGCCAGCGCCCCCAAGCCAGccactcctctccccccctctgctttctctccctcctttgcTTCGCCTGgttccctccctgccttgccttccttcccctcctccccctcccccctccccatcccttcttTGAACCTGCCCTGGGC